The DNA sequence TTTTTGGAAGCACGATAAATTACATCGTGAAATTCCACATCTTTTTTAATGATACCTTGCAGGTTGTCCTTTTCCACGTAATTTTCAAACTGGTTTTGTACGTGTTTCAATTCCCTAAGCTCGTCATCAGTAATTCTCTCGGCTGCCAGTGCTGTAGCAAGGCCGTCCAAGGACGCCCTTACTTCCAATACATCCATAATATCTTTCACTGATAATTTTGCCACATGAGCCCCTTTCCTCGGGACCATCTTAACAAGTCCTTCAAGTTCAAGTTTTCGTATAGCTTCTCTTACGGGGGTCCTGCTTACGCCCATTTTTTCCGCAAGCTGTACTTCCATAAGCCTTTCTCCGGGTTTTAACTCCCCCATGATTATTGCTTCTCTTAATGTTGTAAAAATAACTTCTCTTAATGTTTTATAGTCATTCAGTTTTACTTTTCCAAGTTTACTAGACATTACTAATCATCTCTCCTTATAATTCCTCAAAATGTTTCTGTAGTAAAAACATTCCATCCATTGTACATAAGCATTTTATAAGCTTTATCTGCCGTCTGTTTGTCTGTAAATATCCCAAATACAGAGGGCCCGCTGCCGCTCATAATACTTCCCAAGGCACCCAATTCTTTTAGTTTTTCTTTTATAATATTAATTACTGTATACTTGCTTGCAGTAACAGTTTCCAATACATTTACCATATTTTTTGCCAATAAGTCAATCCTTCCTTTTCTAATAGATTCTAAAAGCAGTTCCATATCAGGTCTTTTACTTATTTTTCTTATATTAAGGCTTTCGTATACCCATCGCGTAGAAACCTCTATATCCGGTGAAACAATTAAAATATAAGTCCGAGGCAGCTGTACAAGTTCTGTTAAAACATCCCCTATTCCTTCTGCAAGCACGGTACCACCTTTTATACAGAAAGGTACATCTGCTCCTATATTACGTCCTAGATAAATTAAATCTTCTTCATCTGCCCCACACTCAAAAAGCCTGTCCATTCCCTTTATCACAGCGGCGGCATCAGCACTCCCGCCTGCAAGCCCGGAAGCTACAGGAATATTTTTCTCAATTATTATCTTTACACCTCTATCAATTCCATACCTCTCAATAAATAATTCTGCAGCTTTATATGCGATATTTCCCTTGCCTGGAGGTACCTTGCCGCAATCACATTTAACTTCAATACCTTTTTCTGCAACACTTATTATTACTCTGTCGTAAAGTTCAATTGTTTGCATTATTGTTTTTATATTATGATACCCATCCTGCCTTTTGCCTGTTACGTCAAGAGATAAGTTGATTTTGGCCCTGGCCTTGAGCTCAATGGATTGGGCACTTCCTAAAATCTTCCCATTTTGTCCTTTCATATTGTTTAATGTTACCCTTCACTGTTTTAGCATTGAACCGGTTTTATCTTTATCGGCATTTTCTATGTTTTTTGCATGCTGCTTATTTTGAATACAATTATATATCAAAAGAGAACATCTTTCAATAAAAAATGCCTGACATTGGTACATTACAGTAATTGTGAGTAAAATACATTCTTAATTCATATAATTCATTTTCTTGCTATGAATACCTGCATACCTGGGGTAATTGAGGCTGCATCTTCAATTTTATTTTCCCTTACGATATCATCAGTTGTGGTCCTGTACTTCTTTGCAATATCCCATAAAGTATCCCCTTCCTGTACAAAATACACGGTTATACTTGGTCTTAACTTATGTATTCTTTCTTCATCAACAGGATTCTCTATAACCCTTTCAACAAAAACTTGTTCTATAGTATCATAAAATTTTGAGGTAATGCCAACTACCAATCTAATTTCAACATCTCTGGAAGATAGCATGCTGTAATTGCTGTGCTCTATGTCCAGTCCAATTTCGCATCCCATACTGGGTTTTATTCCCCGGATTTCCACCGGCTGCTTTAGTGGAATATCTTGTTTCCAGCAGCAAATTGGCTGTTCGGGAGAATTTGAATAATAAAGTACATTATTGGTAACAAAGCCTTTTATTGTAATTCTGTTTTCCTCTATTTCATATTCCGATAAGACGGGTTTGCTAAAAACGTTAAATATTTCTATAATTTCAGGAAAATCATTTTCTAAAGTTAACGTCTCTTTTAGTACAGCCTGGCTTCTGTTCCCTACAAGAAGTTCTTCCATGCTTATTTTTATCTTTTCAAGACTTAACTCTGTCCTTAGCCCATACATATCTACTATAACATCCATGTCTTCTTTAATACTTCCGGAAACCCATATATTAATCTCAATTTCTCCACTCATCAACCTGAATTCACCGTCTTCATCTTCAATAGGCTCAAAACTGAAATTTTGAATTTCACAGTCTATTTCAAGGTTCGATTCTTCATCAATTCCAGGTAAGTCAATAATTTGAGTAAAAGGAATTTCATGTTCCATAAACCTTATACTTCTTTCTTTATCATCCCCTGCATATAAGGTTTGAATATTGGCCTGCCCCTTAACAATTATTTTATTATCTGTTATTTTATATTCTGTATTAGCAATTCTTACATCATTTCTCAATATTTCCCTTATTGACGGATTCCCCGAAGGTATCTCAATAGAATCTTTGATAGTGCAGATGGCCTGGTTACTGCCTATAAATCTGTTTACAGTAATACTGTTCTTAAGTATTTGTACATCTTCATTATCTTCTATATTATTTAT is a window from the Bacillota bacterium genome containing:
- a CDS encoding GntR family transcriptional regulator, whose protein sequence is MSSKLGKVKLNDYKTLREVIFTTLREAIIMGELKPGERLMEVQLAEKMGVSRTPVREAIRKLELEGLVKMVPRKGAHVAKLSVKDIMDVLEVRASLDGLATALAAERITDDELRELKHVQNQFENYVEKDNLQGIIKKDVEFHDVIYRASKNDRLIQIVNNLREQVYRFRVIYLKDLSSTKEVIREHMEIYEAIMRKDANAAREAAKRHIRSQEIMIINAVTKNDLN
- a CDS encoding 4-(cytidine 5'-diphospho)-2-C-methyl-D-erythritol kinase, encoding MKGQNGKILGSAQSIELKARAKINLSLDVTGKRQDGYHNIKTIMQTIELYDRVIISVAEKGIEVKCDCGKVPPGKGNIAYKAAELFIERYGIDRGVKIIIEKNIPVASGLAGGSADAAAVIKGMDRLFECGADEEDLIYLGRNIGADVPFCIKGGTVLAEGIGDVLTELVQLPRTYILIVSPDIEVSTRWVYESLNIRKISKRPDMELLLESIRKGRIDLLAKNMVNVLETVTASKYTVINIIKEKLKELGALGSIMSGSGPSVFGIFTDKQTADKAYKMLMYNGWNVFTTETF
- a CDS encoding DUF3794 domain-containing protein; its protein translation is MSVKLVREVIKANRVVNRGSVQIIVENDIIVPDTKPDIRRILFADGDAYIVNTEVDDEKISIDGIIRHKILYIEDGPEQNIKAFNINTDFTHSMDVPGVFKGMEGRVKCDVEHIDCQFVNGRKVNVKAILSIKSNITEENEYYVINNIEDNEDVQILKNSITVNRFIGSNQAICTIKDSIEIPSGNPSIREILRNDVRIANTEYKITDNKIIVKGQANIQTLYAGDDKERSIRFMEHEIPFTQIIDLPGIDEESNLEIDCEIQNFSFEPIEDEDGEFRLMSGEIEINIWVSGSIKEDMDVIVDMYGLRTELSLEKIKISMEELLVGNRSQAVLKETLTLENDFPEIIEIFNVFSKPVLSEYEIEENRITIKGFVTNNVLYYSNSPEQPICCWKQDIPLKQPVEIRGIKPSMGCEIGLDIEHSNYSMLSSRDVEIRLVVGITSKFYDTIEQVFVERVIENPVDEERIHKLRPSITVYFVQEGDTLWDIAKKYRTTTDDIVRENKIEDAASITPGMQVFIARK